The following proteins come from a genomic window of Miscanthus floridulus cultivar M001 chromosome 2, ASM1932011v1, whole genome shotgun sequence:
- the LOC136538068 gene encoding uncharacterized protein, translating to MAAAPALLHDLVEEFLLRLPPADPAILVHAALVSKPWYRIISDPRFRRRFREFHRAAAMLGFFCTLSDDLFIPTPPPLSARPTPATSARWTPATAASSSSRWKTWTNASSSSDVWDPTTDERWEVREPVPLPDVWDPTSARPHTWDCDYHDCHGKPFIVVYVGPSIERELMPLHVYSSEADSWSQLTSVPNCCVDEEL from the exons ATGGCGGCGGCGCCCGCTCTGTTGCACGATCTCGTCGAGGAGttcctcctccgcctcccgccggccgaTCCTGCGATCCTCGTCCACGCCGCCCTCGTCAGCAAGCCCTGGTACCGCATCATCTCCGACCCCCGCTTCCGCCGCCGATTCCGGGAATTCCACCGCGCGGCAGCGATGCTCGGATTCTTCTGCACCCTCTCGGACGACTTATTCATCCCCACCCCACCTCCTCTTTCTGCCCGCCCCACGCCGGCAACTTCCGCGCGTTGGACGCCCGCCACGGCCGCGTCCTCCTCGTCCCGTTGGAAGACGTGGACGAACGCTTCATCGTCGTCTGACGTCTGGGACCCAACCACGGATGAAAGGTGGGAGGTACGGGAACCAGTACCACTCCCGGACGTCTGGGACCCAACCTCTGCTCGGCCGCACACCTGGGACTGCGACTACCACGACTGCCATGGCAAACCCTTCATCGTTGTCTACGTGGGTCCCAGCATTGAGCGCGAGCTCATGCCCTTGCACGTCTACTCATCGGAGGCTGACTCCTGGAGCCAGCTAACTTCAGTACCAAATTGCTGTgtcgatgaggag TTATGA